The Vibrio echinoideorum genome includes a region encoding these proteins:
- the glnE gene encoding bifunctional [glutamate--ammonia ligase]-adenylyl-L-tyrosine phosphorylase/[glutamate--ammonia-ligase] adenylyltransferase codes for MPLPSQLITHSQSAFEQLLEHQNEAINTWSEPLIDDLKRVLGLSCFVGDCLQRDAILSSTLPDMLACEERAEGYRERLAELLSGCADEMSGQRVLRQFRNREMTYIAWRDFMGSWALEQSLSHLSMLAEAMIFETYQWQYNICCKEWGTPCNDQGEAQPMLIIGMGKLGGGELNFSSDIDLIFTYPENGETQGARRSIANAQFFTRLGQRIIKALDQQTFDGFCYRVDMRLRPFGESGPLVMSYAALEDYYQEQGRDWERYAMVKARVMGSEMYPEYQELRQMLRPFVFRRYIDFSAIQSLRRMKSMISSEVRRRGLSNNIKLGSGGIREVEFIAQVFQLIRGGREPSLRGRGLLETLSAIESLNLLETKEVGHLREAYLFLRRLENLLQAMADKQTQTLPDGEREQLQLAVAMQLSDWDGLINATRTHMANVHTVFEDLIGVDEDDTNPIPSHFSELWDMAHKPDVIEQVLEHDIAAVSPPEAAKTIIQFKADLAKKTLGPRGREVLNRLMPKVFQALYTAKDAEFGLSRVLHLLHKIVTRTTYLELLDEHPAALTQLVRLCTASPMISEQLGRYPILLDELIDPQQLYNPVPLESYKTELRDYLARIPEDDMEQQMEGLRQFKQTCILRIAAADIAGALPVMKVSDHLTYLAEAIVEAGINQAWLQVSAKFGEPTHVKDREGRGFAVVGYGKVGGWELGYNSDLDIVFMHDCPVHIYTDGKKEIDGRQFYLRLAQRIIHIFSTRTASGILYEVDTRLRPSGASGLLVSPTDAFDEYQHNDAWTWEHQALTRARMIYGDDLLASAFNKTRHEVLCLARDEATLKKSVVDMREKMRGHLGGKKADRFMLKQDAGGITDIEFLAQYLVLRYSNEKPKLTRWCDNVRIFESLLSQGIMDEQQGMALTNVYTTLRDEIHHRNLLNLDADVAIEKFEMEREHVVQAWKQWMEA; via the coding sequence ATGCCATTGCCTTCTCAACTCATCACACATTCTCAGTCTGCTTTTGAGCAATTGTTAGAACATCAAAATGAAGCCATCAATACTTGGTCAGAGCCATTGATTGATGATCTCAAGCGTGTATTAGGCTTGAGCTGTTTTGTTGGGGATTGCTTACAGCGCGATGCGATTCTATCCAGTACTTTGCCTGATATGTTGGCATGCGAAGAGCGTGCAGAAGGGTATCGTGAGCGATTGGCTGAATTGCTTTCTGGTTGCGCGGATGAAATGAGTGGCCAACGTGTATTACGCCAATTCCGCAATCGTGAAATGACCTATATTGCTTGGCGTGATTTTATGGGTTCTTGGGCGTTAGAGCAGAGCTTAAGCCATCTATCAATGCTTGCCGAGGCGATGATCTTCGAGACCTACCAATGGCAATATAACATTTGCTGTAAAGAGTGGGGCACACCTTGTAATGACCAAGGTGAAGCACAACCTATGTTGATTATTGGTATGGGTAAGTTGGGTGGTGGCGAGCTTAATTTCTCTTCCGATATCGATTTGATTTTTACCTACCCTGAGAATGGTGAAACTCAAGGTGCAAGACGCAGCATTGCGAACGCACAGTTTTTCACGCGTTTAGGGCAACGTATTATTAAGGCGCTTGATCAGCAAACCTTTGACGGATTCTGCTACCGAGTAGACATGCGCCTGCGCCCCTTCGGTGAGAGTGGTCCACTGGTCATGAGTTACGCTGCGCTAGAAGATTATTATCAAGAACAAGGCCGAGATTGGGAACGCTACGCGATGGTTAAGGCGCGAGTGATGGGTAGTGAAATGTACCCTGAATATCAAGAGCTTCGCCAGATGTTGCGCCCGTTTGTGTTTCGTCGTTATATCGATTTCAGTGCCATTCAATCTCTGCGTCGAATGAAGTCGATGATCAGCAGTGAAGTTCGCCGTCGTGGCCTCTCCAATAACATCAAGCTTGGTTCTGGTGGTATTCGTGAAGTTGAATTTATTGCGCAAGTTTTTCAATTGATTCGTGGCGGGCGCGAGCCTAGCCTGCGTGGTCGAGGGTTACTAGAAACGTTAAGTGCTATTGAGTCTCTCAATTTATTAGAGACCAAAGAAGTCGGTCATTTACGTGAGGCCTACCTGTTTTTACGTCGCCTTGAAAACCTATTGCAAGCGATGGCCGATAAGCAAACTCAAACCTTACCAGACGGTGAACGTGAACAACTGCAACTCGCTGTAGCAATGCAACTTTCAGATTGGGACGGCTTAATCAATGCAACTCGTACTCACATGGCCAATGTGCATACCGTGTTTGAAGATCTGATTGGAGTTGACGAAGACGATACTAACCCTATCCCGAGTCACTTTAGTGAGTTGTGGGACATGGCCCATAAGCCCGATGTGATTGAGCAAGTGTTAGAGCATGATATTGCCGCAGTTAGCCCTCCGGAAGCGGCGAAAACCATTATCCAATTTAAAGCGGATTTAGCGAAGAAAACCCTTGGCCCACGTGGACGGGAGGTTTTAAATCGCTTGATGCCTAAAGTGTTCCAAGCGTTGTACACCGCCAAGGATGCAGAGTTTGGTTTATCTCGAGTGTTGCACCTTCTCCATAAAATAGTCACGCGCACCACTTACCTTGAGCTATTGGATGAACACCCAGCCGCGTTAACTCAGTTAGTTCGTTTATGTACTGCGAGCCCGATGATTTCGGAGCAGCTTGGCCGTTATCCTATTCTATTAGATGAACTTATTGACCCTCAGCAACTTTATAATCCCGTACCTTTAGAGTCTTACAAGACTGAGCTGCGAGATTACCTAGCTCGTATTCCTGAAGATGATATGGAGCAACAGATGGAAGGTCTGCGTCAGTTTAAGCAGACTTGTATCTTGAGGATTGCAGCCGCGGATATTGCAGGTGCTCTGCCTGTCATGAAGGTCAGTGATCACCTGACCTATTTAGCCGAAGCGATTGTTGAGGCGGGTATTAACCAAGCTTGGTTACAAGTATCGGCCAAGTTTGGTGAACCGACTCATGTAAAAGATCGTGAAGGTCGTGGTTTTGCGGTTGTCGGTTATGGCAAAGTTGGCGGCTGGGAGCTGGGGTATAACTCAGACCTTGATATTGTCTTCATGCACGACTGTCCGGTACACATCTATACTGATGGTAAGAAAGAGATTGATGGACGCCAGTTTTATCTAAGATTGGCACAGCGAATTATTCATATTTTCTCAACTAGAACCGCTTCCGGTATTTTGTATGAGGTCGATACTCGTCTGCGCCCTTCAGGTGCCTCTGGTCTATTGGTTAGTCCAACGGATGCCTTTGACGAGTATCAGCACAATGATGCGTGGACTTGGGAGCACCAAGCTCTAACTCGTGCTCGCATGATTTACGGCGATGACTTATTGGCTTCGGCATTCAACAAAACTCGCCATGAGGTTCTGTGCTTGGCTCGTGATGAGGCAACACTCAAAAAGTCCGTTGTGGATATGCGTGAAAAAATGCGCGGTCATTTAGGCGGTAAAAAAGCCGATCGGTTCATGCTGAAACAAGATGCGGGCGGTATTACTGATATTGAGTTCTTGGCGCAATATTTAGTGCTGAGATACAGCAACGAAAAACCTAAGCTCACCCGTTGGTGTGACAATGTACGAATCTTTGAAAGCTTGTTGTCACAGGGGATTATGGACGAGCAGCAAGGCATGGCATTAACCAATGTCTATACGACGTTAAGAGATGAAATCCATCATCGTAATCTACTCAACCTTGATGCGGATGTGGCGATTGAGAAGTTTGAGATGGAAAGAGAACATGTTGTTCAAGCATGGAAGCAATGGATGGAAGCTTAA
- a CDS encoding potassium channel family protein: MLNSTKDTTKPMSLLSLILSFLALFVISGLLFVPIDKESKQVLIGLDFVICSVFLFQLTIDLFRSQNKKEYLKVHWIDFLASIPMIEPLRFARIFQILRVILVLRSGKRVFRELFRNRKETTLASIILLLVILLTIGAGTILLLEHKDPNANITTGQDALWWAFVTISTVGYGDHYPVTSSGKLVASLVIVCGVGVFGMISGLITSLITSPTHHESQRAENKERKLDKILEQQQLILERIEALEKQTKK, translated from the coding sequence ATGTTAAATAGTACCAAAGACACAACCAAGCCGATGAGCTTATTATCACTGATTCTCTCTTTCTTAGCGTTATTTGTGATCTCAGGCTTATTGTTTGTACCGATTGATAAAGAATCAAAACAAGTCCTTATCGGCCTCGATTTTGTAATCTGTAGTGTTTTTCTTTTTCAGCTCACGATTGATCTATTCAGATCACAAAACAAGAAAGAATATCTGAAAGTACACTGGATCGATTTCTTAGCAAGCATCCCAATGATCGAACCTCTTCGTTTCGCTCGCATTTTTCAGATCTTGCGTGTGATTCTCGTTTTGCGTTCAGGTAAACGTGTTTTCAGAGAACTCTTTCGTAATAGAAAAGAGACCACGCTCGCATCGATTATTCTGCTACTGGTCATTCTCCTGACCATAGGCGCCGGAACGATCCTTTTGTTGGAACATAAGGATCCCAATGCCAACATTACCACTGGCCAAGATGCCTTATGGTGGGCTTTCGTTACCATCAGTACGGTGGGATACGGTGATCATTATCCAGTGACCAGTTCAGGAAAATTAGTGGCGTCTCTGGTGATTGTTTGCGGTGTGGGTGTATTTGGTATGATTTCAGGTTTGATTACTTCGTTGATCACCTCACCAACTCATCATGAGAGTCAACGAGCTGAAAATAAAGAACGTAAACTGGATAAGATTTTAGAGCAGCAACAACTGATACTTGAACGGATAGAGGCGCTTGAGAAACAAACAAAAAAATAG
- a CDS encoding TIGR04211 family SH3 domain-containing protein, with product MKKLISLVLFAMLAAPAAFAQDRYIADKLFTYMHSGPNNTFRIIGSVDAGEKITYLKTNKSTGYTEVQDSRGRKGWVESKFVSTQESMALRMPKLEKELTEVKGKLANARQSADSEKAGLASSLDSRNKQIAELEQNYSEISQQLTSSQTENRELRAKLDTQKDDLLLKYFMYGGGVAGIGLLLGLILPHIMPRRRKSPNGWA from the coding sequence GTGAAAAAACTGATTAGCTTAGTTTTGTTCGCAATGCTTGCGGCTCCAGCTGCCTTTGCACAAGACCGTTATATTGCTGACAAACTATTTACTTATATGCACTCTGGCCCAAACAACACATTCCGTATCATCGGTAGTGTTGATGCTGGTGAAAAGATTACCTATCTAAAAACCAACAAGAGCACTGGTTATACCGAAGTACAAGATAGCCGTGGTCGTAAAGGTTGGGTTGAAAGCAAGTTCGTAAGCACACAAGAGAGCATGGCACTACGCATGCCTAAACTAGAGAAAGAGCTAACTGAAGTAAAAGGCAAGCTAGCAAATGCTCGTCAAAGTGCTGACAGTGAAAAAGCTGGCCTAGCGAGCTCTCTAGATTCTCGTAACAAGCAAATTGCAGAGCTTGAACAGAACTACAGCGAGATTAGCCAACAGCTAACCAGCTCTCAAACAGAGAACCGTGAGCTACGTGCTAAGCTAGACACACAAAAAGATGACTTACTACTGAAGTACTTCATGTACGGTGGTGGTGTTGCTGGTATTGGTCTACTACTTGGCCTTATCCTGCCACACATTATGCCTCGTCGCAGAAAGTCACCAAACGGCTGGGCGTAA
- a CDS encoding CYTH and CHAD domain-containing protein, translated as METEIELKFFVSPDFSETLRNKIAETKVLQHSCRELGNIYFDTPDNWLRKHDTGLRIRRFDDVFVQTVKTAGRVVAGLHQRPEYNAEHDSNEPKLSLHPEEIWPEGKDIETLQAELTPLFSTNFIREQWLIGMPDGSQVEVAFDQGFVESGELQDPICEVELELKSGQTDALFTLSRQFCEQGGMRLGNLSKAAKGYRLAQGYQGDEVTPLTLVDTSKSDTVESCFIQSLEHALAHWHYHEQIFTERQSIEALHEISHSLSFIRQTFTIYGGIVPRRASAILRQELKWLEQELDWLKSYDHFEDLLEDKGHVLRKLDARKFLVAELKEMEEQLPDREDLLTLLSSARYTGLLLDLSRWILSRGWQPFLDDKAREQMAHGIEWFSVQQLDRTWAELMEAFPPERVMTSQAYIDQQYRLMRNLYTGVGFASLYDDDERNSFRLPWADLVQGIDDLLALRTLAPLTDKLEGGEKVQLERWLARQEVSILHAMEQTRQISVEVEPYWQD; from the coding sequence ATGGAAACCGAGATAGAACTGAAGTTTTTTGTTTCTCCTGATTTTTCAGAGACTTTACGCAATAAAATTGCTGAAACTAAAGTACTTCAGCACAGTTGTCGTGAGCTAGGTAACATCTACTTTGACACCCCTGACAACTGGCTACGCAAGCACGATACAGGCTTGCGCATTCGACGCTTTGATGACGTATTTGTACAAACCGTAAAGACCGCTGGTCGTGTGGTCGCGGGCCTGCATCAAAGGCCTGAATACAATGCTGAACATGACAGCAATGAACCTAAGTTATCTTTACACCCAGAGGAGATTTGGCCTGAGGGTAAAGATATTGAAACGCTGCAAGCTGAGCTTACGCCTCTGTTTTCGACTAACTTCATTCGCGAACAGTGGTTGATTGGTATGCCTGATGGCAGTCAAGTCGAGGTTGCGTTTGACCAAGGCTTTGTCGAGTCAGGTGAACTACAAGACCCTATTTGTGAAGTTGAGTTAGAACTTAAATCGGGCCAAACGGATGCTCTATTTACTCTGTCTCGTCAATTCTGCGAACAGGGTGGTATGCGTCTAGGAAACCTCAGTAAAGCGGCCAAGGGTTATCGTCTTGCCCAAGGTTATCAAGGAGATGAGGTCACTCCTTTGACCTTAGTTGATACAAGCAAAAGTGATACTGTTGAATCGTGTTTCATTCAATCTTTAGAGCACGCTCTCGCTCATTGGCATTATCACGAACAGATTTTCACTGAACGTCAATCGATTGAGGCGTTGCATGAGATCAGTCATTCACTGAGTTTTATTCGTCAAACCTTTACTATTTATGGCGGCATTGTGCCTCGCCGTGCGAGTGCTATCCTGCGACAAGAGCTGAAATGGCTTGAGCAAGAGCTCGATTGGCTTAAGAGCTATGACCATTTTGAGGATTTACTTGAAGATAAAGGTCATGTGCTTCGCAAACTGGATGCGCGTAAGTTCTTAGTTGCTGAACTTAAAGAGATGGAAGAACAGCTTCCTGATCGTGAAGATTTACTTACCTTACTGAGCTCTGCCCGCTACACCGGTCTGCTGTTGGATTTAAGCCGCTGGATCTTATCTCGTGGCTGGCAGCCGTTTTTAGATGATAAAGCCCGTGAACAAATGGCGCACGGCATTGAATGGTTCTCTGTACAGCAGCTCGATCGCACATGGGCAGAGTTGATGGAAGCTTTCCCGCCAGAGCGAGTGATGACGAGCCAAGCGTATATTGACCAACAGTATCGCCTAATGCGCAACCTTTATACTGGTGTTGGTTTTGCGAGTTTATACGATGACGATGAACGTAATAGTTTCCGTTTGCCGTGGGCCGATCTAGTGCAAGGTATTGATGACTTACTGGCTCTTAGAACGCTTGCACCACTTACTGATAAGTTGGAAGGTGGAGAGAAGGTTCAACTGGAACGTTGGCTAGCTCGCCAAGAAGTATCGATTCTGCATGCGATGGAACAGACACGCCAAATCAGCGTGGAAGTTGAGCCATACTGGCAAGACTAA
- a CDS encoding methyl-accepting chemotaxis protein produces MTKLSFKPWERIISDVRLVPKMVMLMIFSTILIISKQLWDASTFYDSLLAVTNNAQVAQQHYETYLVQVAWQTALMIVVFVVLLLAAARVMLRQTQYLNDAIKTMADKNLSVPIQMDCKDEYGDVARELEKTRVQLNDMIKTQVSSSDELFALTEVMTISMSETKDSAQEEFNEIDQLATAMSEMTSTVQTVAEHAQSASSLTEQASGQALTGQKFVQGSVSKMSELSSDIAASAAAVNQVEERVDSIGSVVGTIQGISEQTNLLALNAAIEAARAGEAGRGFAVVADEVRNLAQRTQQATVEIQDMISQLQSSANSAVELMEKSVVEAAEGVDLVTNAGSELDGIVSQVNQINDMNFQIATAAGQQSSVAEEMSVNLTNVRELVEASVVVVSELLETSQLMETNAQELDGKIKQFKV; encoded by the coding sequence ATGACTAAACTGTCATTCAAGCCGTGGGAAAGGATAATCTCTGACGTTCGTCTCGTTCCAAAAATGGTCATGCTGATGATATTCAGCACTATTTTGATCATTTCGAAACAGTTATGGGACGCAAGTACGTTTTACGATTCATTGCTTGCTGTAACCAATAATGCGCAAGTTGCACAGCAGCATTACGAGACTTACCTAGTTCAAGTGGCCTGGCAAACAGCCTTAATGATCGTTGTGTTTGTGGTTCTCTTATTGGCAGCAGCTCGTGTGATGTTGCGTCAAACTCAATATCTTAACGATGCGATTAAAACCATGGCCGATAAAAACTTATCGGTGCCTATTCAAATGGATTGTAAAGATGAATACGGCGATGTGGCTCGTGAACTAGAAAAAACGCGTGTCCAATTGAACGACATGATCAAAACTCAGGTGTCCTCTTCAGACGAGTTATTCGCTTTGACCGAAGTGATGACCATCAGCATGTCTGAAACTAAAGATTCGGCTCAAGAAGAATTCAATGAGATCGATCAACTTGCGACAGCAATGAGTGAGATGACTTCTACAGTGCAAACCGTAGCTGAGCACGCGCAAAGCGCCTCTTCACTAACTGAGCAAGCTTCAGGGCAAGCTCTTACGGGTCAGAAGTTCGTACAAGGCTCTGTTTCTAAGATGAGCGAACTGTCTTCAGATATCGCAGCCTCTGCAGCGGCGGTAAACCAAGTTGAAGAGCGTGTTGATTCGATTGGTAGTGTTGTTGGCACTATCCAAGGTATCTCAGAACAAACTAACTTATTGGCACTGAACGCAGCAATTGAAGCCGCGCGTGCAGGTGAAGCTGGTCGCGGTTTTGCAGTCGTTGCCGATGAGGTCCGTAACCTTGCGCAGCGTACTCAACAAGCAACGGTAGAAATTCAAGACATGATCAGTCAGCTACAAAGCAGTGCAAATTCAGCTGTCGAGTTGATGGAAAAAAGCGTTGTAGAAGCCGCTGAAGGCGTTGATCTTGTTACCAATGCTGGATCTGAGCTTGATGGTATTGTGAGCCAAGTAAACCAGATTAATGATATGAACTTCCAGATCGCGACAGCCGCAGGTCAACAAAGCAGTGTTGCTGAAGAGATGAGTGTCAACCTGACCAATGTTCGTGAGCTTGTTGAAGCGTCCGTTGTGGTAGTCAGTGAGCTGCTTGAAACGTCTCAACTTATGGAAACTAATGCGCAAGAGCTGGACGGTAAGATTAAGCAGTTTAAGGTTTAA
- a CDS encoding TIGR00153 family protein, whose amino-acid sequence MPVNTIMGLFAKSPIKPLQRHVVCVNECCSHLVNFFEVSSKGDWEKASEIRAQISHLEKEADVLKREIRLKLPRGLFMPVDRTDMLELLTQQDKLANLAKDIAGRVYGRQLVIPAPMQQNFIAYVKRCLDAANQAQNVINELDELLETGFKGREVTLVAEMIHQLDVIEDDTDAMQIELRQQLMAIEDDMNPVDIMFLYKILEWVGGIADQAQRVGARLEVMLSRS is encoded by the coding sequence ATGCCAGTAAATACAATTATGGGGTTATTTGCAAAGTCCCCAATTAAACCTTTGCAGCGTCACGTAGTATGCGTGAACGAATGTTGTTCTCACCTAGTTAATTTCTTTGAAGTTTCTTCAAAAGGTGACTGGGAGAAAGCATCTGAAATTCGAGCTCAAATTTCTCACCTTGAGAAAGAAGCTGACGTACTAAAACGTGAAATTCGCCTTAAACTTCCTCGTGGTTTGTTTATGCCAGTTGATCGCACCGATATGTTGGAGCTATTAACGCAACAAGACAAACTCGCAAACCTAGCGAAAGACATTGCTGGCCGTGTATATGGTCGTCAACTCGTCATTCCAGCTCCAATGCAACAGAACTTCATCGCTTACGTTAAACGTTGTCTAGATGCAGCGAACCAAGCACAAAACGTAATCAATGAACTAGACGAATTACTTGAGACAGGCTTTAAAGGCCGTGAAGTAACACTCGTTGCTGAAATGATTCATCAATTAGATGTAATTGAAGATGACACGGACGCGATGCAGATCGAATTACGCCAACAATTAATGGCGATTGAAGACGATATGAATCCAGTTGACATCATGTTCTTATACAAAATTCTTGAATGGGTTGGTGGTATTGCAGATCAAGCACAGCGTGTAGGCGCTCGTCTTGAAGTAATGCTTTCTCGATCTTAA
- a CDS encoding inorganic phosphate transporter translates to MDILANYGTVLIIVAAAFGFLMAIGIGANDVANAMGTSVGSKALTVKQAIIIAMIFEFAGAYLAGGEVTDTIRKGVIETSLFAHQPDVLVYGMMSALLAAGTWLLLASYMGWPVSTTHSIIGAIIGFACVSVGTEAVDWNSVQGIVGSWIVTPLISGIFAYLIFVSAQRLIFDTENPLFNAKRFVPVYMFITTMVIALVTIKKGLKHVGLHLSGTEAWLWAAGVSAVVMVGGYLYIQKKFANREEDHGFAGVEGIFSVLMVITACAMAFAHGSNDVANAIGPLSAVVSTVENMGELTAKSSIAWWILPLGGIGIVVGLATMGHKVMATVGTGITELTPSRGFAAQLATACTVVLASGTGLPISTTQTLVGAVLGVGFARGIAALNLGVVRNIVASWIVTLPAGALLAVVFFYAIQAMFTM, encoded by the coding sequence ATGGATATCCTTGCTAACTACGGCACTGTCCTGATTATTGTTGCAGCAGCTTTCGGTTTCTTGATGGCTATTGGTATTGGTGCAAATGACGTTGCGAATGCAATGGGCACTTCAGTAGGCTCTAAAGCTCTAACCGTAAAACAAGCGATCATTATCGCAATGATCTTTGAATTCGCAGGTGCTTACCTTGCGGGCGGCGAAGTAACTGACACGATCCGTAAAGGTGTTATCGAAACGTCTCTATTCGCTCATCAACCTGACGTACTTGTGTACGGCATGATGTCTGCGCTACTGGCTGCTGGTACATGGTTGCTTCTAGCATCATACATGGGCTGGCCAGTATCAACGACTCACTCGATCATCGGTGCAATCATCGGTTTCGCGTGTGTGTCTGTAGGTACAGAAGCAGTAGACTGGAACAGCGTTCAAGGTATTGTGGGTAGTTGGATTGTCACACCGTTGATTTCCGGCATCTTCGCCTATCTCATTTTCGTAAGTGCCCAACGACTGATATTTGATACAGAAAATCCGTTGTTTAACGCTAAGCGTTTTGTGCCTGTGTACATGTTCATTACTACAATGGTCATTGCACTTGTAACGATCAAGAAAGGCCTTAAGCACGTTGGCCTTCACCTAAGCGGCACTGAAGCATGGCTATGGGCAGCAGGTGTTTCTGCTGTAGTCATGGTTGGCGGTTACTTATACATTCAAAAGAAATTTGCTAATCGCGAAGAAGACCATGGCTTTGCCGGTGTAGAAGGTATCTTCAGCGTTCTAATGGTTATTACCGCTTGTGCGATGGCATTCGCTCACGGTTCTAACGATGTAGCAAACGCGATTGGTCCATTGTCTGCTGTAGTATCAACCGTTGAGAATATGGGTGAACTTACAGCGAAAAGCAGTATTGCGTGGTGGATTCTTCCATTAGGTGGTATTGGTATCGTTGTTGGTCTTGCTACCATGGGCCATAAAGTAATGGCGACAGTGGGTACTGGTATTACAGAACTAACACCTAGCCGTGGTTTTGCAGCTCAACTTGCAACAGCATGTACCGTTGTTCTTGCATCTGGTACTGGTCTTCCAATCTCAACAACGCAAACATTGGTTGGTGCGGTATTAGGTGTAGGTTTTGCTCGTGGTATCGCAGCTCTAAACCTAGGTGTTGTGCGTAACATCGTTGCTTCTTGGATTGTAACGCTACCTGCTGGTGCACTACTTGCAGTTGTGTTCTTCTACGCAATTCAGGCTATGTTTACAATGTAA
- a CDS encoding general secretion pathway protein GspB, translating into MSRIMHELKQSELRGYQSHYVPNSAMAINRKKGSSLAMGLLLVLVPSLLVGGVLVYQSHNQQQSPSANQSVDVMQTEQVPQPDVKPQITDADTQAMEATSEGVQNEALFAVRAAPASQTLKALPRQAVYAKIDLDSGNSAGGSNVMLANADKRAQTTTNADLSTAQSSVQSTASDESSDLQSDSDLLQGLDLSELPPDLALKLESMMDEQQNTPEPMDSRPAGRENSQVIELETHINSLSGVLPKLDLQTHMYSSSEMKRWVKVNGQEIAQGDWIGQDIQLLEIKPQSVIIEFNQQKIEIPALYEWKG; encoded by the coding sequence ATGTCTCGCATTATGCACGAGCTCAAACAATCTGAGCTTAGAGGTTATCAAAGTCATTACGTACCGAATTCTGCAATGGCGATCAATAGAAAGAAAGGTTCATCGCTCGCTATGGGGTTACTCCTTGTGTTGGTTCCTTCCCTGCTAGTGGGAGGCGTTTTAGTTTACCAATCTCATAACCAACAACAGTCACCATCAGCAAATCAATCCGTTGATGTCATGCAGACAGAGCAAGTACCTCAACCTGACGTTAAACCTCAAATAACTGACGCTGACACACAAGCTATGGAGGCAACGTCAGAGGGAGTTCAAAACGAGGCGTTGTTTGCTGTTCGTGCTGCTCCGGCAAGTCAGACGTTAAAAGCACTACCGCGCCAAGCTGTGTATGCGAAGATTGACCTAGATAGCGGTAATAGTGCTGGTGGTTCAAATGTGATGTTGGCAAATGCAGATAAGCGCGCACAAACGACAACCAACGCTGACCTATCCACTGCGCAGTCATCAGTTCAATCAACTGCGAGTGATGAGAGTAGTGATTTGCAATCGGACAGTGATTTACTGCAAGGGCTAGATCTCAGTGAGTTACCACCGGATCTGGCATTGAAGCTTGAATCCATGATGGATGAGCAGCAAAACACGCCTGAGCCGATGGATTCTAGGCCTGCCGGGCGAGAGAATTCACAAGTCATCGAGTTAGAAACTCATATTAATAGCTTGTCTGGGGTATTACCCAAGTTAGACCTACAAACTCATATGTACTCTAGTAGTGAGATGAAACGTTGGGTTAAAGTGAATGGTCAAGAAATTGCTCAAGGAGACTGGATAGGGCAGGACATTCAGTTGCTTGAGATTAAACCACAATCGGTGATCATTGAGTTCAATCAGCAGAAGATAGAAATCCCAGCTCTGTACGAGTGGAAAGGCTAG